The following nucleotide sequence is from Rhodothermales bacterium.
TGCTTACGGCGCGAGCGGACGAGGCCGGTCAGATGGAAGGTTTGCATGCGGGCGCTGACGACTATATCCCGAAGCCGTTTTCCTCGGCGGCACTTGTCGCGAGAGTCGAGAATCTTATCGAGATGCGGCGCATACTGCGTGTCCGTTACATGGAGGGCGTTGTCGAGCCGAGTCCGATCGACGTGCCGTCGGTTGATCAGTCGTTCATGGAGCGGGTCAAGAACACCGTCGAGGAGCACATAGGCGATACGCATTTTGGCGTTGACTGGCTCGCGGATGAGGTCGGATTGAGTGCGCGCCAGTTGCAGCGGCGAATTCGGGGTATCACGCGTCTGACGGCTGCGGGGTACATCCGGCTGATGCGTTTGAAGCGTGCGGCGCAGCTGTTCAGTCGGCAGGCCGGTAACGTGTCGGAGGTTGCATACGCCGTTGGCTACGGAGATGCCGCGTATTTCTCCCGTCTGTTCAAACAGACGTTCGGTGTACTCCCCTCGGAGTTTATCGAGCAAGAAGCGTTACGAGACCGCGAGCAGCCTGATACGACTCCCGTCGCCTGAGGTCTAGAGGAGAAAAACGACTCCGATCGCCGTGACGAGAGATGCAATGATGCCGGGAAGGATGACCTTTTTTAACCCTGGCGACCCGGCGCTCAGCACAATCGCGCCCTTCACGAGCGTATTGGAGGCGACGGCAAGGACGATGGCCCGGGCAGCCGTTTGTTCGTCGAGAACGCTCGCGTCGCGGCTGAGCTCGGCCATGGAGAGGGTGATCGCGTCAACGTCGGCAAACCCCGCGACAACGCTCGACAGGTAAATCCCGGTGTCTCCCAGGTACATGGTCGCCGCCTTGGATATCAACAGAACCACTGCAAAGAGCAATCCGAATCCGAGCGCCGGACCCAGTTCGAACGGGTTGGTGAAGCGGTCCTCTTCCTCCTGCTTTGCGACCGACTTGCTCCGGTACAAATAGATGCAGTACACCGTGGTCACGGCCAGTGCCGCGGCCATCGGTATCCAGACGATTCTCAGAAGCGAACGGTTCAACGCCGCCACCTCGACAAGCACGCGCACGAACATCACGCTCCACGAGAGCAGGATGGCGAGCGCGAACGGCTGATTGAGACCGTTGACCGACCGACTTCTCTGCGAGAAGCTGAGCGTAACCGCCGTGCTGGATGCCAGGCCACCAAGGATACCCGTCAGGCCCACGCCACGATGGGTACCGACCAGTTTGATCAGGATATATCCCAGAAAGCTGATACCGGAAATGAACACCACCATCAGCCAGATCTTGTAGGGAACCAGCACGCTCAACGGCTCCGGTCCGTATCCCGTGCGAGGCAGGAGCGGGAGTATGATGATCGTGATTACGGCGAACTGCAGCGTCGCGTAGACATCTTCCGGCTCCAGTTGCCGAATCAGTGCCCGGGTCTGAAGCTTGAGCGCGAGGAGTACGGTCACGGCGACACCGAGCGCTGCGGCCAGCCTCAGGTCCCCGAAATAGCAGAGGGCGCCGATCATGACCGTCGTCAGAGCGGCGACCTCGGTCGTGATGCCTCCGCTACCCGACCGGGCCTCGAAGTAGTAGGCGACCGTCACGACAAGGCCCGCGGCCAGGATCGCCGCAACAAGGAGGAGCGGACTGCCCATCACGTCCGCCAGCAGTGCGGCTGTGCAACCGAACAGCGCCAGAAGGGGAAAGGTGCGGGCTCCGGCGAAGAGGCTTTCGCCCTCGTTCTTCTGGTGTTCCGACCAGTGCGCGTACTCGCGCTGAAGCCCTACAAGCAGCCCGACAGAGATTGCAACCCCGAATCGGTAGAAGAGCTCGATCTGGCTTGTGTCTTCAAACATCGTGGTTTCGCGAGGCTGGGCAACTCGCGAAAGGTACCGATGCGCGACAACAGATTCACGGACCGACAGCGACTGCCGCGTCGGCCTTGATTCGTCGGCGTCCGACTACGGTGATGTTTCGTTGCTACCTGAGCAGCGTGACGGACCGAGAGGTCGAGAAAGTTTCTCCCTGTGCCCGAATCACATACAGTCCCGTCGGTAGTTCGCGCGCGTCAAACTCCACAACCAGCGGCTGATTGGACGTCGACTCACCGTCGTAGAGTGTCGCCACCTGCCGACCGGCCGCATCGACGGCGACGACCGTAACGTGCTGCGAGCGCTCTACCGTGAGTTCAAGGAGTGTGGTCGGGTTGAAGGGGTTCGGATATGCCGGCGACAGGTGATACTGCCCCGGAACGGCGATCGTAGTCTCGATTTGCGGGCTCGTGGTCGTGGTCCCGTCGAAGTCTATCTGCCGCAGTCGGAAGAAGTACTTGCCGGGCAATAGTCCGTCGACTTGATGCGAATAGTCGCTCCGCGATGACGTGGTACCGGTACCATTCACGAACGCAATCGTTTTGAAGCGTGCATCGATACCGGGTTTCATCTGCTGGACCTCGAAACCTGCATTTTGAGATTCGGACGCTGTCCACCAGGTCAGCTCGACGTTGCTTCCATCAACGACGCCGGAGAACTCGGCCAACTCCACCGGCAGGGGAGCCAGGGACATCCCTTTGGTGGCCGTGTACACGTAGTCTTGCTTGTTTCCGTTGCCTCCGCTTCCCTCGACTCCAGCGGCGTATATCGTGACGCTGGCGGGAGGACCCGAAGCACTTGGTGTCCACTGGACGTTCCACGAGGTCTGCCCCGTATTTGCATGTGTCACGTAGTTCGCGTTGCCGTCCGCGTACTCCGTGTTTGCGTCGATCACTGTCGGGTTATCCAGTGCATGGAATCCGGACCCGTCATGCACTGAAACCTCGAAGCCAAAGCTTGACGAGGCCTGTCCCGGGAAAGACACAGTAATTGATACGGGGACGCCTGCGGAGTAGGTGCCGGGGGAGGTGATTGAGAACGTCAGGCCACCTTCGTTGAGAGTGAACGTATTGTGGCAACCATCGAGGCATGTCTGATTGCCGGGAGCATTGGTTCGCTCAGCCGGCGCTCCGCCCCCGTTAAGAATGGCCGCTGTCAGAGTGACGAACACCACGGTCGCGAGTACAAATCGAGCAAGGGTAGCCATCATCATTCTTTCTCCGGGTCATCGAGTGGAAAGGGGCAACGGGTAATTCCGAACATCTGTAAGGAGCGCTTCACGTGTAATATCATCTGTGGGGAATATCCTATTAGTTGTGTAAGGTATTGCCCGGCAACACGCGATAAATGACCTTTTTTGCTCTGATTCAAGGGTTGCCGGATGATCTGCTCGGCGGTCCGACTGTCAGGTGAGATGCGGAAGGAGTGTCGGCGTTGTGAGCCCGCGCGTTTTTTCCGTTCATAAAATGGGGATGAGTTGTCATCCACGGCTCACCGGCACATTTTCATCAAGAATCCAGCACCTATGTCCAAGAATCGTGACCTCCGCCGCCTGAATCGCCGAGACTTTGTTCGTGTAACCACCGTAGCGGCAGGGGCTGTCGCATCTGGAAGCCTGCTGTCAGCATGTGCAGACGACAGCCTACTGGTCGATCCAGAAGCCGGCGTCGGGGACGTACTGGCCAAGCGGCGGGCAGTCACGAGAAACCCGCTGAAGATCCCCGAACTCATGCAGGGGACGGACCTGACGGTGGCGCCGGCAGTGGTCGATATTGGAGGTGAGGAGATGGTGGAAGCCTGGGCATACAACGGGCAATTTCCGGGTCCGACGTTTGAGCGCAGGCGGGGCGAGAGCGTGGGTGTGGAAATGGTGAACGGCCTCCAGGACGAGACGATCGTTCACTGGCACGGCATGATAGTGGATCGCGAGAACGACGGCCACCCCCAGGACGTGGTGGAATCGGGTGAGCACTATGGATATAACTTCGTCGTCAATCAGCGCGCCGCACTGAACTGGTATCACCCGCATCCGGATATGCTGACCGGTGAGCAGGTCAATAAGGGTCTCGCCGGAGCATTCATCATCCGAGACGACGAGGAGGATTTACTCGGACTTCCGTCGGGTAAATACGAGGTCCCACTGATCATTCGTGATGCGACGATCCGCAGGGGCCGCATGACGTACCGCGCCCGGAAGAGCGGCTTCTTTGGAAAGACGCCTCTTGTGAACGGGACGCGTAACCCGAAGCTCGACGTCGACCCGGCAGTCTATCGTTTCAGAGTCCTCAACGGTGCCAACGCACGCCACTTCAATCTATCCCTGAGCAATGGGCAGAACTTCATTCTGATCGGGAACGACGGGGGTCTGTTACCGATGCGCCACGATCTCGGTCAGATTCTCATGTCACCTGGTGAGCGCATAGACATCCTGGTAGACTTCCGGAACCTCCAGGGGACCTCATTGATGTTGCACGATCTCGAGGATGGCTGGGACCTTCTGGAGTTCAACGTCAACAGTGAGTCGAACATCGACTACGCGTTCCCCGAGATCACGACCTCAACGATTACTGAGCTGTCCGAGGCGGATGTCGTCCAAACCCGTGTCTTCAGCTTTGACGGCATGAGCAAGATCAACGGGCGAGTCTATGGCATGGAAAGAATCGACGAGTACGTCCCGAAGGGTCAGACCGAAAAATGGATCTTTACCACCGGTGGAAGTGCGCCGCACCCGGTTCATGTGCACGCCGCACCGTTCAAGGTATTGTCGAGAACGGGCGGACGAGGAGAGGTCTTCCCGTGGGAAACGGGCCTGAAGGATACGGTTCTCCTTGAAGATGGCGAGACCGTCGAGGTTCTGATCCGCTTTGATGAGTTCGCCGGACTATTCCTTCTTCACTGCCACAAGCTGGAGCATGAAGACGCGGGCATGATGATGAACTTCGAGGTTGTCGACCCGACGTAAAGCCGGAATTTCGATCACATCCACAACTCGCGCATCGGCCGGCGCAGCACAAGCTCGCCCTCCATGAGTCGGCGATCGAAATTGATGAACCCGTTCACGAGGTAAATCTCGACGGGATCGCAATTGTACAGCAGCTTGAACTCGCGATCGAACTTTCGATAGTCCGCGGTGATGATCAGCCCGACCAGCCCGTTGTCGGCTGTCCCAACGAACACGTCTACGGCATGCCCGTCCGATGCTGTGGTGCCGGGGATGAAGCCGTAATTTATCGGGTAGATGATCGATGGATGATCGGGATGCGCGGTACCCTTCGCGCGGTCGATCGTGAATCCGCGCTCACGAATCAGGTCTTCCCACTGGGTCCAGCGAAAACTCGCAGCTGTCGATTCCCTGATCATCGCGAGGCGTGCCATCACTCTTCCGGCACAACGGTCCGGATGTGCAGATCCTCTAGCTGACGGTCGTCGACGAGATCAGGCGAGTCCACCATAAGCTCCTGCGCCCGCTGCGTCTTCGGAAACGCGATCACGTCACGCAGGGACGGCGCACCGGCGAGCAGCATGATGATGCGGTCGAATCCCATCGCGATACCGCCGTGAGGCGGGGCACCGAACCGGAACGCATCCAGCAGAAAGCCAAATCTCTGCTCGGCCTCCTCCTCATCGATTCCGAGAAGCCGAAACATCTTGTGCTGAACCTCGCGCTGGTGAATCCTGATCGACCCGCCACCGATTTCACTTCCGTTGAGCACCAGATCGTAGGCCCGCGCTCGTGTCGATCCTGGTGATTCCAGCATAGTGTCGAAATCATCGGGGTGCGGCGATGTGAACGGATGGTGCATCGCGACGTGACGGCCCGCCTCGGCCGACCATTCAACAAGCGGAAATTCGGTGACCCAGAGAAAATTCCACGGCCCGAGGTCGTCACGCGTGATCAGGCCAAGCTCGTCCGCCATATGCAGGCGCAGGGCACCCATCTGCTCATAGACCTTGGGTGCTTCACCGGCAAGGACGAGCACGAGGTCACCTGCAGCTGCTCCCGCCGCCTGGACCGCCGCCTCAACGTTCTCCGTCTTGAGCACCTCGGCCTTCACCGATGAGTAGGTCTCGGAGCCGTCGGACGGGAGCTTGAAATACACCAGCCCTCCAGCACCGATCCGTTTGCGCACGACGTCCTTGTCGAGCCGATCCATGGCGCCCCGGCCGCGATCTCCCTCACCCGGGACAACGATCGCTACGATCTTCCCGCCGGATTCGATGACATTGTCAAACACGCGGAAACCGGAACCACGGAACGCGTCGCCAACATCGCAAAGCTCCAGCCCGAAGCGCGTGTCCGGCTTGTCGGATCCGAACCGGCTGAGTGCCTCGGCATACGAGATACGCGGGAAGGGAGTCGGCAGATCAAGATCGAAAACGCTTTTCCAGATAGACGCCATGAGACCCTCGATCAGCGCGTAGATCTGATCTTCCGTGGCGAACGTCATTTCGACGTCGATCTGCGTGAACTCAGGTTGACGATCTGCGCGGAGGTCTTCGTCTCGGAAGCACTTCACGATCTGGAAATAGCGGTCGAGTCCCGCGACCATCAGAATTTGCTTGTACGTCTGCGGCGACTGCGGAAGCGCGTAGAATTTCGCCGGATGAAGTCGGCTCGGCACCAGATAATCGCGAGCGCCTTCAGGCGTCGACTTCATCAGCACGGGCGTCTCGACTTCGAGGAACTGTTGTTCATCGAAGTAGCGTCGCGTGATCTGATACACCTGGTGGCGAAGCAGCAGATTGCGCTGGAGCTCGGGGCGACGAAGGTCAAGGTACCGGTAGCGCAGCCGCAGGTCTTCGCCTGCCAGCTGCCGCTTTTCCTCATGCGCGGAGACAGGGAAGGGAAGTGGATCGGTTTTGCTAAGCAGCACGATCTCGTCGACGCGCACTTCCACCTCACCGGTGGGGAGTTTCTTGTTGATCGTCTCGTCCGATCTCGGGGCGACCGTGCCCGCGACCGATACGACGTATTCACTGCGTAGTCCGTTCGCCACTTCCAGGGCCTCGGGGTCGTCC
It contains:
- a CDS encoding T9SS type A sorting domain-containing protein, which gives rise to MMMATLARFVLATVVFVTLTAAILNGGGAPAERTNAPGNQTCLDGCHNTFTLNEGGLTFSITSPGTYSAGVPVSITVSFPGQASSSFGFEVSVHDGSGFHALDNPTVIDANTEYADGNANYVTHANTGQTSWNVQWTPSASGPPASVTIYAAGVEGSGGNGNKQDYVYTATKGMSLAPLPVELAEFSGVVDGSNVELTWWTASESQNAGFEVQQMKPGIDARFKTIAFVNGTGTTSSRSDYSHQVDGLLPGKYFFRLRQIDFDGTTTTSPQIETTIAVPGQYHLSPAYPNPFNPTTLLELTVERSQHVTVVAVDAAGRQVATLYDGESTSNQPLVVEFDARELPTGLYVIRAQGETFSTSRSVTLLR
- the aspS gene encoding aspartate--tRNA ligase; this translates as MRPDNTSHGAAKRTAANARTHTCGEVRPDQIGERVVLKGWVDTRRDLGGLIFIDLRDRYGLTQIVMSPQDDPEALEVANGLRSEYVVSVAGTVAPRSDETINKKLPTGEVEVRVDEIVLLSKTDPLPFPVSAHEEKRQLAGEDLRLRYRYLDLRRPELQRNLLLRHQVYQITRRYFDEQQFLEVETPVLMKSTPEGARDYLVPSRLHPAKFYALPQSPQTYKQILMVAGLDRYFQIVKCFRDEDLRADRQPEFTQIDVEMTFATEDQIYALIEGLMASIWKSVFDLDLPTPFPRISYAEALSRFGSDKPDTRFGLELCDVGDAFRGSGFRVFDNVIESGGKIVAIVVPGEGDRGRGAMDRLDKDVVRKRIGAGGLVYFKLPSDGSETYSSVKAEVLKTENVEAAVQAAGAAAGDLVLVLAGEAPKVYEQMGALRLHMADELGLITRDDLGPWNFLWVTEFPLVEWSAEAGRHVAMHHPFTSPHPDDFDTMLESPGSTRARAYDLVLNGSEIGGGSIRIHQREVQHKMFRLLGIDEEEAEQRFGFLLDAFRFGAPPHGGIAMGFDRIIMLLAGAPSLRDVIAFPKTQRAQELMVDSPDLVDDRQLEDLHIRTVVPEE
- a CDS encoding multicopper oxidase domain-containing protein; protein product: MSKNRDLRRLNRRDFVRVTTVAAGAVASGSLLSACADDSLLVDPEAGVGDVLAKRRAVTRNPLKIPELMQGTDLTVAPAVVDIGGEEMVEAWAYNGQFPGPTFERRRGESVGVEMVNGLQDETIVHWHGMIVDRENDGHPQDVVESGEHYGYNFVVNQRAALNWYHPHPDMLTGEQVNKGLAGAFIIRDDEEDLLGLPSGKYEVPLIIRDATIRRGRMTYRARKSGFFGKTPLVNGTRNPKLDVDPAVYRFRVLNGANARHFNLSLSNGQNFILIGNDGGLLPMRHDLGQILMSPGERIDILVDFRNLQGTSLMLHDLEDGWDLLEFNVNSESNIDYAFPEITTSTITELSEADVVQTRVFSFDGMSKINGRVYGMERIDEYVPKGQTEKWIFTTGGSAPHPVHVHAAPFKVLSRTGGRGEVFPWETGLKDTVLLEDGETVEVLIRFDEFAGLFLLHCHKLEHEDAGMMMNFEVVDPT
- a CDS encoding MgtC/SapB family protein, which produces MFEDTSQIELFYRFGVAISVGLLVGLQREYAHWSEHQKNEGESLFAGARTFPLLALFGCTAALLADVMGSPLLLVAAILAAGLVVTVAYYFEARSGSGGITTEVAALTTVMIGALCYFGDLRLAAALGVAVTVLLALKLQTRALIRQLEPEDVYATLQFAVITIIILPLLPRTGYGPEPLSVLVPYKIWLMVVFISGISFLGYILIKLVGTHRGVGLTGILGGLASSTAVTLSFSQRSRSVNGLNQPFALAILLSWSVMFVRVLVEVAALNRSLLRIVWIPMAAALAVTTVYCIYLYRSKSVAKQEEEDRFTNPFELGPALGFGLLFAVVLLISKAATMYLGDTGIYLSSVVAGFADVDAITLSMAELSRDASVLDEQTAARAIVLAVASNTLVKGAIVLSAGSPGLKKVILPGIIASLVTAIGVVFLL